One Bombus pyrosoma isolate SC7728 linkage group LG7, ASM1482585v1, whole genome shotgun sequence genomic window carries:
- the LOC122569243 gene encoding protein halfway isoform X3, protein MFELCSRMQWFAIMMCLYAGVASARTEEDQQTSSSTSIIGISDGLLEQCFYRQSSECPDVKTTRCSCKKIVLAHNNPEGNAVLCCNLDVQNFESELSCAGFPSNISYIHIRNATLDVFNVSEIRWRRLKSLAITDGKINRVKGQFRMMTPTVCLNLSNNALIEVENNSLTRLAQLTTLDLSYNNLTHLPALNTMNGREFWLDISGTNTLWCHDIYQYINKTGEKQINFNHENETVCSASKTWHWFNTTEQVPLKQVRYLSLLQTECPKGDTWQCQCNFRRLDIVEGKPPTLAVNVDCSGIQITELPEKLPRNTIALNVSHNNITALDDLSTNPCYEDIREFYADYNHISSINKLEGSKFLDNYALLSLRYNKIKSLPTYILSPNTHDKSFISSRLVKLGGNELHCDCNTAKYLKVWLQTRILDSDEVLCENVKEKVVDLEPSKMCVYPGDWTDYIYYIIATEVVLLISLIAKVSYDYWIFKTAGYLPWPANKMPKLPCDWLCET, encoded by the exons ATGTTCGAGCTATGTTCGAGA ATGCAGTGGTTTGCCATAATGATGTGTTTATATGCTGGTGTAGCGAGTGCAAGGACAGAAGAAGATCAACAAACATCCTCTTCAACTTCAATTATTGGGATATCTGATGGTCTTTTAGAACAATGCTTTTACCGGCAATCCAGTGAATGTCCTGATGTTAAAACAACTCGATGTTCTTGTAAGAAAATTGTTCTAGCCCATAATAATCCTGAGGGGAATGCTGTACTTTGTTGCAACTTGGATGTTCAGAACTTTGAATCAGAACTTTCCTGTGCag GATTTCCATCAAACATatcgtacatacatataagaaATGCAACATTGGATGTATTCAATGTAAGTGAAATTCGGTGGAGAAGGCTAAAGTCACTTGCAATTACCGATGGTAAAATTAATAGAGTGAAGGGACAGTTTCGAATGATGACACCAACAGTTTGCTTGAATCTTTCAAACAATGCTCTCATcgaagtagaaaataattcacttACCCGATTAGCTCAACTTACTACTTTGGATTTGTCTTATAATAATCTTACACATTTACCAGCCTTAAATACAATGAATGGCCGAGAATTTTGGCTTGATATTTCAG GAACAAATACACTTTGGTGTCATGACATTTaccaatatattaataaaacaggagaaaagcaaattaatttcaatcatgaaaatgaaactgtATGTTCAGCTAGTAAGACTTGGCATTGGTTCAACACTACAGAACAAGTTCCATTGAAACAAGTTCGATATCTTAGTCTG TTGCAAACAGAATGTCCAAAAGGTGATACATGGCAATGTCAATGCAACTTCAGAAGATTAGATATTGTCGAAGGTAAACCACCGACTTTAGCGGTAAATGTAGATTGTAGCGGAATTCAAATTACCGAATTACCTGAAAAATTACCTCGCAATACTATAGCCCTGAATGTATCACATAATAAT ATCACTGCATTAGATGATCTGAGTACCAATCCATGTTATGAAGATATAAGAGAGTTTTATGCAGACTATAATCATATATCGtccataaataaattagaagggtccaaatttttagataattatGCTTTACTTAGTTTacgatacaataaaattaaatct CTTCCAACGTACATTTTGAGCCCTAATACTCATGACAAAAGTTTTATCAGTTCGCGATTAGTAAAGCTTGGAGGAAATGAATTACATTGTGATTGTAACACAGCCAAGTACCTAAAG GTATGGTTACAAACTCGCATATTAGATTCTGATGAAGTATTGTGCGAAAATGtaaaggaaaaagttgttgaCTTAGAACCTTCAAAAATGTGCGTTTATCCTGGTGATTGGacagattatatttattatattattgctaCAGAAGTCGTGCTATTAATAAGCTTGATAGCTAAAGTATCTTATGATTATTGGATTTTTAAAACGGCAGGTTATCTTCCATGGCCAGCAAATAAAATGCCGAAACTACCTTGTGATTGGCTATGTGAaacctaa
- the LOC122569243 gene encoding protein halfway isoform X1 produces the protein MFELCSRDQLDLQMQWFAIMMCLYAGVASARTEEDQQTSSSTSIIGISDGLLEQCFYRQSSECPDVKTTRCSCKKIVLAHNNPEGNAVLCCNLDVQNFESELSCAGFPSNISYIHIRNATLDVFNVSEIRWRRLKSLAITDGKINRVKGQFRMMTPTVCLNLSNNALIEVENNSLTRLAQLTTLDLSYNNLTHLPALNTMNGREFWLDISGTNTLWCHDIYQYINKTGEKQINFNHENETVCSASKTWHWFNTTEQVPLKQVRYLSLLQTECPKGDTWQCQCNFRRLDIVEGKPPTLAVNVDCSGIQITELPEKLPRNTIALNVSHNNITALDDLSTNPCYEDIREFYADYNHISSINKLEGSKFLDNYALLSLRYNKIKSLPTYILSPNTHDKSFISSRLVKLGGNELHCDCNTAKYLKVWLQTRILDSDEVLCENVKEKVVDLEPSKMCVYPGDWTDYIYYIIATEVVLLISLIAKVSYDYWIFKTAGYLPWPANKMPKLPCDWLCET, from the exons ATGTTCGAGCTATGTTCGAGA gatCAATTGGATTTGCAGATGCAGTGGTTTGCCATAATGATGTGTTTATATGCTGGTGTAGCGAGTGCAAGGACAGAAGAAGATCAACAAACATCCTCTTCAACTTCAATTATTGGGATATCTGATGGTCTTTTAGAACAATGCTTTTACCGGCAATCCAGTGAATGTCCTGATGTTAAAACAACTCGATGTTCTTGTAAGAAAATTGTTCTAGCCCATAATAATCCTGAGGGGAATGCTGTACTTTGTTGCAACTTGGATGTTCAGAACTTTGAATCAGAACTTTCCTGTGCag GATTTCCATCAAACATatcgtacatacatataagaaATGCAACATTGGATGTATTCAATGTAAGTGAAATTCGGTGGAGAAGGCTAAAGTCACTTGCAATTACCGATGGTAAAATTAATAGAGTGAAGGGACAGTTTCGAATGATGACACCAACAGTTTGCTTGAATCTTTCAAACAATGCTCTCATcgaagtagaaaataattcacttACCCGATTAGCTCAACTTACTACTTTGGATTTGTCTTATAATAATCTTACACATTTACCAGCCTTAAATACAATGAATGGCCGAGAATTTTGGCTTGATATTTCAG GAACAAATACACTTTGGTGTCATGACATTTaccaatatattaataaaacaggagaaaagcaaattaatttcaatcatgaaaatgaaactgtATGTTCAGCTAGTAAGACTTGGCATTGGTTCAACACTACAGAACAAGTTCCATTGAAACAAGTTCGATATCTTAGTCTG TTGCAAACAGAATGTCCAAAAGGTGATACATGGCAATGTCAATGCAACTTCAGAAGATTAGATATTGTCGAAGGTAAACCACCGACTTTAGCGGTAAATGTAGATTGTAGCGGAATTCAAATTACCGAATTACCTGAAAAATTACCTCGCAATACTATAGCCCTGAATGTATCACATAATAAT ATCACTGCATTAGATGATCTGAGTACCAATCCATGTTATGAAGATATAAGAGAGTTTTATGCAGACTATAATCATATATCGtccataaataaattagaagggtccaaatttttagataattatGCTTTACTTAGTTTacgatacaataaaattaaatct CTTCCAACGTACATTTTGAGCCCTAATACTCATGACAAAAGTTTTATCAGTTCGCGATTAGTAAAGCTTGGAGGAAATGAATTACATTGTGATTGTAACACAGCCAAGTACCTAAAG GTATGGTTACAAACTCGCATATTAGATTCTGATGAAGTATTGTGCGAAAATGtaaaggaaaaagttgttgaCTTAGAACCTTCAAAAATGTGCGTTTATCCTGGTGATTGGacagattatatttattatattattgctaCAGAAGTCGTGCTATTAATAAGCTTGATAGCTAAAGTATCTTATGATTATTGGATTTTTAAAACGGCAGGTTATCTTCCATGGCCAGCAAATAAAATGCCGAAACTACCTTGTGATTGGCTATGTGAaacctaa
- the LOC122569243 gene encoding protein halfway isoform X4 — MKMQWFAIMMCLYAGVASARTEEDQQTSSSTSIIGISDGLLEQCFYRQSSECPDVKTTRCSCKKIVLAHNNPEGNAVLCCNLDVQNFESELSCAGFPSNISYIHIRNATLDVFNVSEIRWRRLKSLAITDGKINRVKGQFRMMTPTVCLNLSNNALIEVENNSLTRLAQLTTLDLSYNNLTHLPALNTMNGREFWLDISGTNTLWCHDIYQYINKTGEKQINFNHENETVCSASKTWHWFNTTEQVPLKQVRYLSLLQTECPKGDTWQCQCNFRRLDIVEGKPPTLAVNVDCSGIQITELPEKLPRNTIALNVSHNNITALDDLSTNPCYEDIREFYADYNHISSINKLEGSKFLDNYALLSLRYNKIKSLPTYILSPNTHDKSFISSRLVKLGGNELHCDCNTAKYLKVWLQTRILDSDEVLCENVKEKVVDLEPSKMCVYPGDWTDYIYYIIATEVVLLISLIAKVSYDYWIFKTAGYLPWPANKMPKLPCDWLCET; from the exons ATGAAG ATGCAGTGGTTTGCCATAATGATGTGTTTATATGCTGGTGTAGCGAGTGCAAGGACAGAAGAAGATCAACAAACATCCTCTTCAACTTCAATTATTGGGATATCTGATGGTCTTTTAGAACAATGCTTTTACCGGCAATCCAGTGAATGTCCTGATGTTAAAACAACTCGATGTTCTTGTAAGAAAATTGTTCTAGCCCATAATAATCCTGAGGGGAATGCTGTACTTTGTTGCAACTTGGATGTTCAGAACTTTGAATCAGAACTTTCCTGTGCag GATTTCCATCAAACATatcgtacatacatataagaaATGCAACATTGGATGTATTCAATGTAAGTGAAATTCGGTGGAGAAGGCTAAAGTCACTTGCAATTACCGATGGTAAAATTAATAGAGTGAAGGGACAGTTTCGAATGATGACACCAACAGTTTGCTTGAATCTTTCAAACAATGCTCTCATcgaagtagaaaataattcacttACCCGATTAGCTCAACTTACTACTTTGGATTTGTCTTATAATAATCTTACACATTTACCAGCCTTAAATACAATGAATGGCCGAGAATTTTGGCTTGATATTTCAG GAACAAATACACTTTGGTGTCATGACATTTaccaatatattaataaaacaggagaaaagcaaattaatttcaatcatgaaaatgaaactgtATGTTCAGCTAGTAAGACTTGGCATTGGTTCAACACTACAGAACAAGTTCCATTGAAACAAGTTCGATATCTTAGTCTG TTGCAAACAGAATGTCCAAAAGGTGATACATGGCAATGTCAATGCAACTTCAGAAGATTAGATATTGTCGAAGGTAAACCACCGACTTTAGCGGTAAATGTAGATTGTAGCGGAATTCAAATTACCGAATTACCTGAAAAATTACCTCGCAATACTATAGCCCTGAATGTATCACATAATAAT ATCACTGCATTAGATGATCTGAGTACCAATCCATGTTATGAAGATATAAGAGAGTTTTATGCAGACTATAATCATATATCGtccataaataaattagaagggtccaaatttttagataattatGCTTTACTTAGTTTacgatacaataaaattaaatct CTTCCAACGTACATTTTGAGCCCTAATACTCATGACAAAAGTTTTATCAGTTCGCGATTAGTAAAGCTTGGAGGAAATGAATTACATTGTGATTGTAACACAGCCAAGTACCTAAAG GTATGGTTACAAACTCGCATATTAGATTCTGATGAAGTATTGTGCGAAAATGtaaaggaaaaagttgttgaCTTAGAACCTTCAAAAATGTGCGTTTATCCTGGTGATTGGacagattatatttattatattattgctaCAGAAGTCGTGCTATTAATAAGCTTGATAGCTAAAGTATCTTATGATTATTGGATTTTTAAAACGGCAGGTTATCTTCCATGGCCAGCAAATAAAATGCCGAAACTACCTTGTGATTGGCTATGTGAaacctaa
- the LOC122569243 gene encoding protein halfway isoform X5 produces the protein MQWFAIMMCLYAGVASARTEEDQQTSSSTSIIGISDGLLEQCFYRQSSECPDVKTTRCSCKKIVLAHNNPEGNAVLCCNLDVQNFESELSCAGFPSNISYIHIRNATLDVFNVSEIRWRRLKSLAITDGKINRVKGQFRMMTPTVCLNLSNNALIEVENNSLTRLAQLTTLDLSYNNLTHLPALNTMNGREFWLDISGTNTLWCHDIYQYINKTGEKQINFNHENETVCSASKTWHWFNTTEQVPLKQVRYLSLLQTECPKGDTWQCQCNFRRLDIVEGKPPTLAVNVDCSGIQITELPEKLPRNTIALNVSHNNITALDDLSTNPCYEDIREFYADYNHISSINKLEGSKFLDNYALLSLRYNKIKSLPTYILSPNTHDKSFISSRLVKLGGNELHCDCNTAKYLKVWLQTRILDSDEVLCENVKEKVVDLEPSKMCVYPGDWTDYIYYIIATEVVLLISLIAKVSYDYWIFKTAGYLPWPANKMPKLPCDWLCET, from the exons ATGCAGTGGTTTGCCATAATGATGTGTTTATATGCTGGTGTAGCGAGTGCAAGGACAGAAGAAGATCAACAAACATCCTCTTCAACTTCAATTATTGGGATATCTGATGGTCTTTTAGAACAATGCTTTTACCGGCAATCCAGTGAATGTCCTGATGTTAAAACAACTCGATGTTCTTGTAAGAAAATTGTTCTAGCCCATAATAATCCTGAGGGGAATGCTGTACTTTGTTGCAACTTGGATGTTCAGAACTTTGAATCAGAACTTTCCTGTGCag GATTTCCATCAAACATatcgtacatacatataagaaATGCAACATTGGATGTATTCAATGTAAGTGAAATTCGGTGGAGAAGGCTAAAGTCACTTGCAATTACCGATGGTAAAATTAATAGAGTGAAGGGACAGTTTCGAATGATGACACCAACAGTTTGCTTGAATCTTTCAAACAATGCTCTCATcgaagtagaaaataattcacttACCCGATTAGCTCAACTTACTACTTTGGATTTGTCTTATAATAATCTTACACATTTACCAGCCTTAAATACAATGAATGGCCGAGAATTTTGGCTTGATATTTCAG GAACAAATACACTTTGGTGTCATGACATTTaccaatatattaataaaacaggagaaaagcaaattaatttcaatcatgaaaatgaaactgtATGTTCAGCTAGTAAGACTTGGCATTGGTTCAACACTACAGAACAAGTTCCATTGAAACAAGTTCGATATCTTAGTCTG TTGCAAACAGAATGTCCAAAAGGTGATACATGGCAATGTCAATGCAACTTCAGAAGATTAGATATTGTCGAAGGTAAACCACCGACTTTAGCGGTAAATGTAGATTGTAGCGGAATTCAAATTACCGAATTACCTGAAAAATTACCTCGCAATACTATAGCCCTGAATGTATCACATAATAAT ATCACTGCATTAGATGATCTGAGTACCAATCCATGTTATGAAGATATAAGAGAGTTTTATGCAGACTATAATCATATATCGtccataaataaattagaagggtccaaatttttagataattatGCTTTACTTAGTTTacgatacaataaaattaaatct CTTCCAACGTACATTTTGAGCCCTAATACTCATGACAAAAGTTTTATCAGTTCGCGATTAGTAAAGCTTGGAGGAAATGAATTACATTGTGATTGTAACACAGCCAAGTACCTAAAG GTATGGTTACAAACTCGCATATTAGATTCTGATGAAGTATTGTGCGAAAATGtaaaggaaaaagttgttgaCTTAGAACCTTCAAAAATGTGCGTTTATCCTGGTGATTGGacagattatatttattatattattgctaCAGAAGTCGTGCTATTAATAAGCTTGATAGCTAAAGTATCTTATGATTATTGGATTTTTAAAACGGCAGGTTATCTTCCATGGCCAGCAAATAAAATGCCGAAACTACCTTGTGATTGGCTATGTGAaacctaa
- the LOC122569243 gene encoding protein halfway isoform X2 produces MKDQLDLQMQWFAIMMCLYAGVASARTEEDQQTSSSTSIIGISDGLLEQCFYRQSSECPDVKTTRCSCKKIVLAHNNPEGNAVLCCNLDVQNFESELSCAGFPSNISYIHIRNATLDVFNVSEIRWRRLKSLAITDGKINRVKGQFRMMTPTVCLNLSNNALIEVENNSLTRLAQLTTLDLSYNNLTHLPALNTMNGREFWLDISGTNTLWCHDIYQYINKTGEKQINFNHENETVCSASKTWHWFNTTEQVPLKQVRYLSLLQTECPKGDTWQCQCNFRRLDIVEGKPPTLAVNVDCSGIQITELPEKLPRNTIALNVSHNNITALDDLSTNPCYEDIREFYADYNHISSINKLEGSKFLDNYALLSLRYNKIKSLPTYILSPNTHDKSFISSRLVKLGGNELHCDCNTAKYLKVWLQTRILDSDEVLCENVKEKVVDLEPSKMCVYPGDWTDYIYYIIATEVVLLISLIAKVSYDYWIFKTAGYLPWPANKMPKLPCDWLCET; encoded by the exons ATGAAG gatCAATTGGATTTGCAGATGCAGTGGTTTGCCATAATGATGTGTTTATATGCTGGTGTAGCGAGTGCAAGGACAGAAGAAGATCAACAAACATCCTCTTCAACTTCAATTATTGGGATATCTGATGGTCTTTTAGAACAATGCTTTTACCGGCAATCCAGTGAATGTCCTGATGTTAAAACAACTCGATGTTCTTGTAAGAAAATTGTTCTAGCCCATAATAATCCTGAGGGGAATGCTGTACTTTGTTGCAACTTGGATGTTCAGAACTTTGAATCAGAACTTTCCTGTGCag GATTTCCATCAAACATatcgtacatacatataagaaATGCAACATTGGATGTATTCAATGTAAGTGAAATTCGGTGGAGAAGGCTAAAGTCACTTGCAATTACCGATGGTAAAATTAATAGAGTGAAGGGACAGTTTCGAATGATGACACCAACAGTTTGCTTGAATCTTTCAAACAATGCTCTCATcgaagtagaaaataattcacttACCCGATTAGCTCAACTTACTACTTTGGATTTGTCTTATAATAATCTTACACATTTACCAGCCTTAAATACAATGAATGGCCGAGAATTTTGGCTTGATATTTCAG GAACAAATACACTTTGGTGTCATGACATTTaccaatatattaataaaacaggagaaaagcaaattaatttcaatcatgaaaatgaaactgtATGTTCAGCTAGTAAGACTTGGCATTGGTTCAACACTACAGAACAAGTTCCATTGAAACAAGTTCGATATCTTAGTCTG TTGCAAACAGAATGTCCAAAAGGTGATACATGGCAATGTCAATGCAACTTCAGAAGATTAGATATTGTCGAAGGTAAACCACCGACTTTAGCGGTAAATGTAGATTGTAGCGGAATTCAAATTACCGAATTACCTGAAAAATTACCTCGCAATACTATAGCCCTGAATGTATCACATAATAAT ATCACTGCATTAGATGATCTGAGTACCAATCCATGTTATGAAGATATAAGAGAGTTTTATGCAGACTATAATCATATATCGtccataaataaattagaagggtccaaatttttagataattatGCTTTACTTAGTTTacgatacaataaaattaaatct CTTCCAACGTACATTTTGAGCCCTAATACTCATGACAAAAGTTTTATCAGTTCGCGATTAGTAAAGCTTGGAGGAAATGAATTACATTGTGATTGTAACACAGCCAAGTACCTAAAG GTATGGTTACAAACTCGCATATTAGATTCTGATGAAGTATTGTGCGAAAATGtaaaggaaaaagttgttgaCTTAGAACCTTCAAAAATGTGCGTTTATCCTGGTGATTGGacagattatatttattatattattgctaCAGAAGTCGTGCTATTAATAAGCTTGATAGCTAAAGTATCTTATGATTATTGGATTTTTAAAACGGCAGGTTATCTTCCATGGCCAGCAAATAAAATGCCGAAACTACCTTGTGATTGGCTATGTGAaacctaa